Within the Pseudomonas mendocina genome, the region ACGTCGATGAGAATCGGCTTCTCGCCGGTGGGAATGCCGATGCCCAGCGGATTGGGCGTGTACACCGGGTCGAGGCTGCCATGCGGTGCCACCGAGGCCACGGCCGGGTCGGAAGTGAGTACCAGCGGAATCAGGTTCTGCTCGGTGTAGCGCTGCAGGTAGGCCGCCAGGCAGGCGATATGGTGCGAGCGACGGATGGTCGCCACGCCGATGCCGAAGGTGCGGGCCGCCTGGGTGGTGAAGTCCAGCGCCTGCTCCACGCAGTAGGGGCCAAGCAGGTAGTCGGCATCATAGAGTCGCGCCGCCGGTGTCTGGCGGATGATTCGCAGACTCTCGGCATTGCCTTTGGCGTGGCTGGCGCGCAGGTCCTTGAGATAGCCCTGTGCGAGCTTCACGCCATGGGTGTGATGGCCGAGCAGATCGCCCTCGACCAGTACGCGGCTGACGACACTTGCCACGTCCGCGCTGACCTCAGCGTCGAGAAACAGCTGTTCGATGAATTGTTCGAGTTCTGCAGGGGCGATACGGCTCATTCGAGTGCTTCCTTGGGCTTGGTCAGGGCGCGTGGGTAGCGCATGCGCCAGTACTTGGCGAGCAACGGGAACAGGGCCACCAGCAGTACGAGCGAGGCCAGGCCGATGCTGATCGGGCGCTCGACGAAGGCCAGCAGATTGCCGTTGGCCTTGATCATCGAGGTCATGAAATTGCTTTCCAGGATATTGCCCAGCACCAGGCCCAGGATCGCCGGGGCGATGGGGAAGTCGGCGCTGGCGATCAGGTAGGCGACCACGCCGCAGATCAACATGATCCACACGTCGGTGATGCTGTTGTTGATGGCAAAGGCGCCGACGATGCAGAAGCACAGGATGATCGGCATCAGCACGCGGGTTGGCGTGACGGCAAAGACGTGGGCGCTGCGAATCGCCAGGTAGCCGATGGGGATCAGGATCAGGTTGGCGACGAAGAAGGCGGTGAACAGACCGTAGGCCATGGCGCTGTTGTCCATGAAGATGGTCGGGCCGGGGTTCATGCCCTTCATGTACAGCACGCCGATCACGATGGCGGTGATCGAGTCGCCGGGAATGCCGAACACCAGAGCCGGTACCCAGGCACCCGCTACCGCAGCGTTGTTCGCCGAGCCGGCGTCGACCAGACCCTCGATATGACCTTTGCCATAGGCTTCGGGCGTCTTCGAGCGTTTCTTGCTGACGGCGTAGCAGATCCAGGCGGCGATGTCCGCTCCGGCACCCGGCAGTGCGCCGATGAAGGCGCCCAGGCTGCTGCCGCGGATCACGTTCTTCCAGTAGCGCTTGAGGTGCATCGGCACCAGGCCGAAGACGCTGCCGCTCTGGGGGGCGATGTCCTGGGCCGAGCCGTTGTCATTGGCCTTGTCCCGCGGTTGAGCGTAGAGCTTCATGACCTCATACATGGCGAAGAAGCCGATCATCACCGGAATGAAGTTGATCCCGGCCATCAGGTCCGGCACGTCGAAGGTGAAGCGCGGCGCGCCGGTGACCAGGTCCAGGCCGACGGTGGCCAGCAGCAATCCGACCAGCAGTGACAGGAATCCCTTGATCGCCGAACCGGTGGAGATGAACACCGCGCTGCCGAGGCCAAGCACGGCCAGCCAGAAGTATTCGAAGGAGCTGAAGTTCAGCGCGAACTCGGCCAGCGAAGGCGCAATCATCACCAGCACCAGGGTGCCGGTCAGACCGCCGATCACCGAGCAGGTGACGTTTACCCCCAATGCTTCGCGGGCACGACCCATGCGCCCGAGCGCGGCCGAGTCGGCGACGTAGGCCGCTGATGCCGGTGTGCCGGGGATGTTCAGGTAGGTGCCGGGGATGTCCCCGGCGAAGATCGCCATGGCCGCAGTGGTGATGATCGCGGCGATGGCGGCAGTGGGCTCCATGGCGAAGGTGATGGGCACCAGCAACGCAACGGCCATGGTGGCCGAAAGGCCTGGAATGGCGCCGACGAAAACGCCGAACAGCGCTGCAATGATGATCACAAACAGCGTCTGGAAATTGAAAACGAGCAAGATGCCGTCGAGTAGTTCGTTCATGCGTGTTTCCTCAGAAACCCAGAGGGCCGACGGGCAAAGGGACCTTGAGCAGGTGGCCGAAGGACAGGCTGATCACCGCCGTGGCCAGCGCAGCGATGACGATGGCGGGCAGTACGCGAACACCGCGTTGCACAAGCAGCACCAGCATGATCAGCAGCATCATCGTGGCCGCGCCCAGCACGTCGCTGAGGTAGATGTAGGCCACCACCAGGATGCCCGGCAGAATCACCGCGAAGCTGGGCAGGGGCAGGCGGGGTGTGCTTTGGTCCGGCCCACTGGCGCGCAGCTGGCGCAGGGCGCTGATGCTCAGCAGCAGACCGCCTACGGTCATGCCGATGGCAATCAGGGAAGGAAACAGGTCGGCCCCGTACTGCATGCCCGGTACGGCGGGGAACTCACGCGCGAGCAGCCATACGGTGATGCCAAGGGCGATGAAAATGATGCCGAACAGAAGGTCTTTCATGGTGCGTTCTCGAACCGCTGGAACAAAAGCATGCGACGCCCCGGCGGGGCGTCGCATCGGATGAAGTCACTTCTTCATGCCGATCTTTTCGATGATGCCGCCCATGTACGCATTGTTGTCGACCAGGAATTTCTTGAAGTCCTCGCCCTTGTGCCATTCGACACCGAAACCCTGGCGCTTCATGAAGTCCTGGTAGAACTCGCTGTTGTAGGCCTTCTCCAGGGCGTCCTCGAGCTTGGCCACCACGGCCGGGTCCATGCCTTTGGGGCCGGCGACACCGCGCCACTCACCCAGCGAGTAGTCGCTGCCGATGCTCTCCTTGATCGTCGGGATATCCGGGAAGGCCGGGTTGCGCTCGGGGGAGAGAATCGCCAGGCCCTTGGCCTTGCCGGCTTCGATCATCGAGCGGGCTTCGGGTACCGAGGACGGGACGAGTTCGATGCTGCCAGCGGCCAGTTCGACCATGGCCGGAGCCGCGCCCTGGCTGGGAATCCAGGTGACCTTGTTGGGCTCGATGCCGCGATCCATCAGCAGGCCGGCGAAGGCCACATGCCAGATGCCGCCCAGGCCGGTACCGGAAGCCTTGAAGGTACCCTTCGGCTTGTCGGCGATGTCCTTCAGGAGCTCTTCGACGTTGCTGTACGGCGCATCGGCGCTGACCTGTACGCCCGGGTAGTCGTAGTTGGTCATGGCCAGGGGCGTGAAGTCCTCGTGGGTGATCTTGGTCAGCCCCTGCCAGTGCATCATGTTCAGCTCACCGGTCACGAAGCCCAGGGTGTAGCCGTCGGGTTTGGCGCTGGCCATTACCGTGTGGCCCACCACGCTGCCACCGCCGGGACGGTTGACCACGTTGATGGTGACGCCCAACTCCTTCTCCAGCGCCGTGGCGATACC harbors:
- a CDS encoding Ldh family oxidoreductase, whose product is MSRIAPAELEQFIEQLFLDAEVSADVASVVSRVLVEGDLLGHHTHGVKLAQGYLKDLRASHAKGNAESLRIIRQTPAARLYDADYLLGPYCVEQALDFTTQAARTFGIGVATIRRSHHIACLAAYLQRYTEQNLIPLVLTSDPAVASVAPHGSLDPVYTPNPLGIGIPTGEKPILIDVSMSTITNGLVNKTHQAGGQLEHAALIGPDGQPTRDTAAYFGTPPGAILPLGSLEFGHKGFALGTMVEALTAGLGGFGRKDGVKQWGAAVTVLTFDPAFFGGVDEFKAEMDHFVGACLDSRPREPKRPVRMPGHAGIDRRAKAFEQGLELPEDVLAALRGAASEAGCESPF
- a CDS encoding tripartite tricarboxylate transporter permease produces the protein MNELLDGILLVFNFQTLFVIIIAALFGVFVGAIPGLSATMAVALLVPITFAMEPTAAIAAIITTAAMAIFAGDIPGTYLNIPGTPASAAYVADSAALGRMGRAREALGVNVTCSVIGGLTGTLVLVMIAPSLAEFALNFSSFEYFWLAVLGLGSAVFISTGSAIKGFLSLLVGLLLATVGLDLVTGAPRFTFDVPDLMAGINFIPVMIGFFAMYEVMKLYAQPRDKANDNGSAQDIAPQSGSVFGLVPMHLKRYWKNVIRGSSLGAFIGALPGAGADIAAWICYAVSKKRSKTPEAYGKGHIEGLVDAGSANNAAVAGAWVPALVFGIPGDSITAIVIGVLYMKGMNPGPTIFMDNSAMAYGLFTAFFVANLILIPIGYLAIRSAHVFAVTPTRVLMPIILCFCIVGAFAINNSITDVWIMLICGVVAYLIASADFPIAPAILGLVLGNILESNFMTSMIKANGNLLAFVERPISIGLASLVLLVALFPLLAKYWRMRYPRALTKPKEALE
- a CDS encoding tripartite tricarboxylate transporter TctB family protein, translating into MKDLLFGIIFIALGITVWLLAREFPAVPGMQYGADLFPSLIAIGMTVGGLLLSISALRQLRASGPDQSTPRLPLPSFAVILPGILVVAYIYLSDVLGAATMMLLIMLVLLVQRGVRVLPAIVIAALATAVISLSFGHLLKVPLPVGPLGF
- a CDS encoding tripartite tricarboxylate transporter substrate binding protein yields the protein MIKLSTLLRPLSLALGFSLLGAPVAAMAEYPNKPIQLIVPWAAGGGSDSAARGIATALEKELGVTINVVNRPGGGSVVGHTVMASAKPDGYTLGFVTGELNMMHWQGLTKITHEDFTPLAMTNYDYPGVQVSADAPYSNVEELLKDIADKPKGTFKASGTGLGGIWHVAFAGLLMDRGIEPNKVTWIPSQGAAPAMVELAAGSIELVPSSVPEARSMIEAGKAKGLAILSPERNPAFPDIPTIKESIGSDYSLGEWRGVAGPKGMDPAVVAKLEDALEKAYNSEFYQDFMKRQGFGVEWHKGEDFKKFLVDNNAYMGGIIEKIGMKK